The DNA region CGAACGCCGGCGAGACGAAGTTGGCGACCACGTTGATGCCGAGCGTCGCCACCGCGAAGGTGACCGCGGCGAGCAGCGCCAGGAACCAGCTGTCGAACTTGGCCGAGATCTGGTCGGGATGCAGCAGCACCTCGTGATAGACGTTGAACGCCGCGATCGTGGTGACGCCGGCGACCAGCGAGAACAGGATCAGGTTGACCGGCAGGCCCCAGATATTGCCCTTGCGCAGCGCGTGCACGTCGGGCGCGTAGCGCGAGAAGTCGCAGAAATTGAGATAGAGCGCGGCGAAATAGGTGATCCAGGTCGCAGCGACGGCGCATAGCGCCGGGAAGGAGCCGGGCACGCCGGGCACGCCGGCCTCCTTGGTCTTCTCCAGCAGCACATCCTGCGGGATCGGCGCGGTGAGCGAGATGCCGCCGGCCGCGATGCAGAGGTAGATCGCAAGGATCAACATCATCAGCCACACCGCCGGCCCTGCCCAGTCCTGGAAGCGCCGCACCGTCTCCATGCCGCGCTGGATGATCAGGAGCTGCAATGCCCAGATCACCACGAAGCAGATCACCTCGAGCGTGGAATGGCCGAGCACGTGGCTCGTCTGGTGGAACGCCTTGAAGCTGTCGATGCGGGTCAGCAGCGCGACGATCGCGCCCGAGGCCGCCGCGGTCTGCGCGCCGTACCAGAAGCAGGCGACGATGGCACGCACCAGCGCCGGAATGTTGGCGCCCCAGATCCCGAACGAGGCCCGCGCCAGCACCGGATAGGGCACGCCGGTCCTGACGCCGGCGTTGCCGATCAGGCTCATCAGCACGAAGATCACCAGCGAGCCGGCGCCGATCGCGATGATGAAGTTGACGAAGCTGCCGCAAAGCAGGAACAGGCTGGCGGCGAGATAATAGCCCCACAGGCTATGCACGTCCGAGGTCCAGACGTTGAAGATGCTGAAGGCGCCCCAATTGCGTTCCTTGGCCGGCGCCAGGTCTTCGTTGTACAGCGAAGGCGATGCGTTCTTGATCTCCATGGCAGCGTCCCCAATATGCGAGCCCGTGATCCCATCCCAGCCCGCAAATCTAACCACCGTTTGCCGGCGCTCGCCAGCGCAACCGATCAAGCATGCGCCGGAAAAGGGAGACTCGGAGTCGTCCCGGCGAATAAAGGAAATGCAACCCTTCAGGCGCAACCACGCTGCGCGTTTGCGCCGGCATCAAGTGCCGCGGGGTTTCACGCGCCTTGTCGGCATCGCGCTGGCGGGGTCTTCCGGCCAGGGATGGCGCGGATAGCGGCCGCGCAGGTCGGAACGCACCGCAGCGTAACTGCCGCGCCAAAAGCCCGGCAGATCGCGCGTCACCTGCACCGGCCGCTGCGCCGGCGACAGCAGTTCCAGCACCAGCGGCACCGCGCCCTTGGCGATCGAGGGATGGGTGTTGAGCCCGAACAGTTCCTGCAGCCGCACTGCGATGGTCGGGCCCTGCTCGGCCTCGTAGTCGATCGCAAGCTGCGTTCCGGTCGGCGCCTCGAAATGGGTCGGCGCCTCGCGATCGAGCCGCGCGCGCAAGTCCCACGGCAACAGCGTCATCAACGCGTTCGACAGGTCGCCGGCGGACAGATCCTTCAGCGCGGTCTTGTCGTACAGCGCGGGCACCAGCCAGTCGTCGGCGCGCGCGGCGAGTGCAGTGTCCGACAGATCGGGCCAGCTGTCGTCCTCGGCCTTGCGCAGGAACATGATCCGGTCGCGCCACTGCTTCGAATGCTTCGACCACGGCAGCCGGTCGAGACCGACAGCGATCAAACCGTCGGCGAACACGCGCGCGGTCTCGGCCGATGGCTTGAGCGGCATCGGCGCTTCCGACAGCGTGATCGCGTGCAGCAAACGCCGGCGGCGCGCGCGCAGTGCCATCGCGCCGCGGTCGAACGTCACCTCTTCGACGTTTTCGATCTGGTCGGCGAAGCGCTGCTCGATCTCGTCCTGGGTGATCGGCGCCGCCAGCAGGATGCGGCCGTTCGC from Bradyrhizobium sp. B124 includes:
- a CDS encoding NCS1 family nucleobase:cation symporter-1, translating into MEIKNASPSLYNEDLAPAKERNWGAFSIFNVWTSDVHSLWGYYLAASLFLLCGSFVNFIIAIGAGSLVIFVLMSLIGNAGVRTGVPYPVLARASFGIWGANIPALVRAIVACFWYGAQTAAASGAIVALLTRIDSFKAFHQTSHVLGHSTLEVICFVVIWALQLLIIQRGMETVRRFQDWAGPAVWLMMLILAIYLCIAAGGISLTAPIPQDVLLEKTKEAGVPGVPGSFPALCAVAATWITYFAALYLNFCDFSRYAPDVHALRKGNIWGLPVNLILFSLVAGVTTIAAFNVYHEVLLHPDQISAKFDSWFLALLAAVTFAVATLGINVVANFVSPAFDFSNVFPRHIDFKKGGYIAALIALALYPFAPWEGSAASFVGLIGATMGPIYGIMMVDYYLIAKGRVNVPALYQENGEYRFQNGWNVSALIAAAVGALFSSVLPNFTSLLPAWWAVYGWFFGVGIAGAVYYALRVAMPSPVAKTA